Proteins found in one Seonamhaeicola sp. S2-3 genomic segment:
- a CDS encoding carboxypeptidase-like regulatory domain-containing protein: MNLKAKLKPLSSYVKTWMSAVLVLSCIAMAKAQTVTGTVVADGQPLPGATVIIKGTSKGTSTDFDGNFTIEAEPQSVLSISYVGYSTKEVTVGNQTNINVTLEADNELDEIVVIGYGTQRKSDLTGSVSSVSSEDLTAAPVSRVDQALQGRASGVQVTQTSGAPGAGTVIRVRGGTP; encoded by the coding sequence ATGAATTTAAAAGCTAAACTAAAACCTCTTTCAAGTTATGTTAAAACTTGGATGAGTGCGGTTTTGGTACTGTCGTGTATAGCCATGGCAAAAGCACAAACCGTTACAGGAACAGTTGTTGCAGATGGGCAACCGTTGCCAGGAGCAACAGTTATCATTAAAGGAACATCAAAGGGAACATCTACTGATTTTGATGGTAATTTCACAATTGAAGCAGAACCGCAATCGGTATTGTCTATTTCCTATGTAGGGTATTCTACAAAAGAAGTGACAGTGGGTAACCAGACTAATATCAATGTCACTCTGGAGGCAGACAACGAACTCGATGAGATTGTGGTGATTGGTTATGGTACTCAGCGAAAGTCTGATTTAACAGGTTCTGTGTCGTCGGTGAGTTCTGAGGATTTAACTGCAGCACCAGTCTCTAGGGTAGATCAAGCATTGCAGGGTAGAGCCTCTGGCGTACAGGTAACCCAAACCAGTGGAGCACCTGGTGCAGGTACGGTTATTCGAGTTAGGGGGGGAACTCCATAA